In Dama dama isolate Ldn47 chromosome 9, ASM3311817v1, whole genome shotgun sequence, the following proteins share a genomic window:
- the MACIR gene encoding macrophage immunometabolism regulator, with protein MEVDVNGESRSALATLPLPVAEASSPGKAEAEKPRCSSTPCSPMRRTVSGYQILHMDSNYLVGFTTGEELLKLAQKCTGAEESKGEAVPSLRAKQLDVGLARSSRLYKTRSRYYQPYEIPAVNGRRRRRMPSSGDKCTKSLPYEPYKALHGPLPLCLLKGKRAHSKSLDYLNLDKMNIKEPADTEVLQYQLQHLTLRGDRVFARNNT; from the coding sequence ATGGAAGTCGATGTTAACGGCGAGTCCAGAAGTGCCCTGGCCACCCTGCCCTTGCCGGTGGCCGAGGCCAGCTCCCCGGGAAAGGCGGAGGCGGAGAAGCCGCGCTGCTCCAGCACGCCGTGCTCGCCCATGCGGCGGACTGTGTCAGGGTACCAGATCCTGCACATGGACTCGAACTATTTGGTGGGCTTCACGACCGGCGAGGAGCTCCTGAAGTTAGCCCAGAAGTGCACAGGGGCCGAGGAGAGCAAGGGAGAAGCCGTGCCTTCCCTGCGCGCCAAACAGCTGGATGTGGGACTTGCTCGTTCCTCTCGTTTGTACAAAACCAGAAGTAGGTACTACCAGCCCTACGAGATTCCAGCTGTCAACGGCAGGAGGCGGAGGCGGATGCCCAGCTCAGGAGACAAGTGCACTAAATCTTTACCGTACGAACCTTACAAAGCCCTCCACGGGCCTCTGCCTCTTTGTCTTCTCAAAGGTAAGAGGGCTCACTCCAAATCTCTGGACTACCTCAATCTAGATAAAATGAACATCAAGGAGCCAGCTGACACAGAAGTGCTACAGTACCAGCTTCAACACCTAACCCTCAGAGGGGACCGTGTGTTTGCTAGGAATAATACATGA